A single genomic interval of Desulfovibrio sp. UCD-KL4C harbors:
- a CDS encoding 4Fe-4S binding protein, which yields MSRVEFLEEQCKGCLLCTVACPKQIIRQSDRFNQHGYKVAEVPAEDMDKCTGCTSCALMCPDVAIRVYRTPKAKGAE from the coding sequence ATGTCCCGAGTTGAATTTTTGGAAGAACAGTGTAAAGGGTGCCTTCTTTGCACTGTTGCCTGTCCAAAGCAAATTATAAGGCAATCCGACCGTTTCAATCAGCACGGCTACAAAGTAGCAGAAGTTCCGGCTGAAGACATGGATAAGTGTACAGGATGTACTTCCTGTGCTCTTATGTGTCCTGACGTGGCCATCCGCGTCTACAGGACCCCAAAAGCCAAAGGAGCAGAGTAA